In Paenibacillus guangzhouensis, a single window of DNA contains:
- the pruA gene encoding L-glutamate gamma-semialdehyde dehydrogenase translates to MRVEFKNEVFTNFKDEQNNLAYDKALQQVEGELGRSYDLVIEGRRIATDRKVTSINPASTEQVIGIVSQADTALAEEAIQTAARVFESWKKTDPHERARYLYKAAALMRRRKHEFSAWLTFESGKTRAEADADTAEAIDFMEFYAREMQRLSQPQPLTIIEEEENELYYIPLGVGIVIPPWNFPLAIMAGMTTAALVSGNTVVLKPASTTPVIAAKFVELLEEVGLPPGVVNYLPGPGGEVGDYLVDHPLTRFISFTGSRDVGLRINERAAKTAPGQKWIKRVIAEMGGKDSIVVDSDADLDLAADAITASAFGFSGQKCSACSRAIIHEAVYDAVLDKVVERTKQLVMGNPADKVTNVGPVVDDKAYRKIQEYIEIGMQEGRLVLGGHTGESNGYFIAPTIFADVDARARISQEEIFGPVVAFTKASSFDEALQFANNTDYGLTGAVISNNRAHLEQARREFFVGNLYFNRKCTGALVGTHPFGGFNMSGTDSKAGGRDYLLLFTQAKMVSERF, encoded by the coding sequence ATGCGCGTAGAATTTAAAAATGAGGTATTCACGAATTTTAAAGATGAACAGAACAATCTAGCTTATGATAAGGCATTACAGCAGGTGGAGGGAGAGCTTGGGCGCTCGTATGACCTTGTGATTGAAGGCCGAAGAATAGCGACAGACCGTAAAGTGACCTCGATCAATCCGGCATCGACAGAGCAAGTGATCGGGATTGTATCGCAAGCCGATACGGCGCTCGCGGAAGAAGCGATTCAGACGGCGGCACGGGTGTTCGAATCGTGGAAGAAGACCGATCCGCATGAACGTGCACGGTATCTCTATAAGGCTGCTGCGCTCATGCGCCGCCGTAAGCATGAGTTCTCAGCATGGCTGACATTCGAGTCAGGCAAGACGCGCGCGGAAGCCGATGCGGATACGGCGGAAGCGATTGACTTCATGGAATTCTATGCGCGCGAAATGCAGCGCCTTAGCCAGCCTCAGCCGCTCACGATCATTGAAGAAGAAGAGAATGAGCTCTACTACATTCCGCTTGGCGTCGGCATCGTCATTCCGCCGTGGAATTTCCCGCTCGCGATTATGGCGGGCATGACCACAGCTGCGCTCGTATCGGGGAATACCGTCGTCTTGAAGCCGGCGAGCACGACACCGGTCATTGCTGCGAAATTCGTAGAGCTGCTCGAAGAGGTGGGCTTGCCTCCAGGCGTGGTGAACTACCTTCCTGGTCCAGGCGGTGAAGTGGGCGATTACCTCGTAGATCATCCGCTCACGCGCTTCATCAGCTTCACGGGGTCGCGTGACGTTGGATTACGGATTAACGAGCGTGCAGCGAAGACAGCGCCAGGTCAAAAGTGGATCAAGCGCGTCATTGCCGAGATGGGCGGCAAGGATTCCATCGTCGTCGATAGCGATGCGGATCTAGACTTGGCTGCGGATGCGATCACGGCGTCTGCCTTTGGCTTCTCGGGTCAGAAATGCTCGGCTTGCTCCCGCGCAATCATTCATGAAGCTGTATACGATGCGGTGCTGGACAAAGTCGTAGAACGGACGAAGCAGCTCGTGATGGGGAATCCAGCTGATAAGGTAACGAATGTCGGGCCGGTTGTCGATGATAAGGCTTATCGTAAAATTCAAGAATATATAGAAATTGGTATGCAAGAAGGCCGGCTTGTCCTCGGGGGCCATACGGGCGAATCGAATGGATATTTTATCGCGCCAACAATTTTCGCCGACGTTGACGCACGCGCGCGCATCTCACAGGAAGAGATTTTCGGACCAGTGGTCGCGTTCACGAAGGCATCCTCTTTCGATGAAGCGCTGCAATTTGCGAACAATACCGATTATGGTCTAACAGGAGCTGTCATTTCGAATAATCGGGCACATCTCGAGCAAGCGCGTCGTGAGTTTTTCGTAGGTAATTTATACTTCAACCGTAAATGTACGGGAGCGCTCGTCGGAACGCATCCATTCGGCGGTTTCAATATGTCTGGAACCGATTCGAAGGCGGGTGGACGGGATTACTTGCTCTTGTTCACGCAAGCGAAGATGGTATCCGAGAGATTCTAA
- a CDS encoding DUF6953 family protein: protein MDVTPQTVAKWMVDEIEFKGTLHQTDAIAYVRTHFGEQFVFVNENGNASLEKEVKKAFRKLHKGRVAWDRDGFFWAWT, encoded by the coding sequence ATGGATGTGACACCGCAGACTGTTGCCAAATGGATGGTCGATGAAATTGAGTTCAAGGGGACATTGCATCAAACCGATGCTATTGCATACGTACGGACGCATTTTGGCGAGCAATTTGTTTTTGTGAATGAGAACGGAAATGCTTCACTGGAGAAAGAAGTAAAGAAGGCGTTTCGCAAGCTGCATAAGGGCAGGGTCGCGTGGGATCGCGATGGTTTCTTCTGGGCTTGGACGTAA
- a CDS encoding anthrax toxin lethal factor-related metalloendopeptidase — MKQTKLVLMTLMVLMVIVLLPTHTIHAQGTLPDQLVVLPTGDYNAKEANAMMERLEKIPAPILKTLADKGVKVKLTNDIITKEPELNYLKGVTPRGWEGTGLTWDDVPGVSEKVVVVRIGYSKKGHGHNSYNLEIHETLHAVDRFVFNNVSDSQDFKDVFNKEAANNYHDGYVSAYPAEYFAESASLYLYNDTTREELKKDAPLTYDFMDKLFNQ; from the coding sequence ATGAAACAAACTAAACTCGTGCTTATGACGTTAATGGTGCTAATGGTTATTGTACTACTCCCTACTCATACAATTCACGCACAAGGCACACTGCCTGATCAATTGGTCGTGCTGCCAACAGGCGATTATAATGCAAAAGAAGCAAATGCGATGATGGAGCGCCTAGAGAAAATTCCTGCTCCGATCTTAAAAACCCTCGCGGATAAAGGCGTTAAAGTAAAATTAACCAACGATATCATTACCAAGGAGCCTGAACTCAATTACCTCAAAGGCGTAACGCCAAGAGGCTGGGAAGGCACAGGACTTACATGGGATGACGTACCCGGCGTCAGCGAGAAAGTCGTCGTGGTCCGCATTGGCTACAGTAAAAAAGGCCATGGTCACAACTCGTACAACCTTGAAATCCATGAGACGTTGCACGCGGTAGACCGATTCGTATTTAACAACGTAAGCGACTCGCAAGACTTCAAGGACGTCTTCAATAAAGAAGCAGCGAACAACTACCATGACGGTTATGTATCGGCTTACCCTGCCGAGTATTTCGCAGAAAGCGCAAGCTTGTACCTCTACAATGATACAACACGTGAAGAGCTGAAGAAGGACGCTCCGCTTACATACGATTTTATGGACAAGCTATTTAATCAATAA
- a CDS encoding sigma-54 interaction domain-containing protein, producing MKHHLPCLESLIHTSFICISADHSESQPIQPIAQQDGGPVFMQAGSQYYYVAASHELRDGALEPSFVKLPVEALPVNMPLEEAITRFNCSAYLLVESEDQVIGYVSAAEVLQSVMRSYRILDAYYQTTLATIDPDMAITLINEAQEVAVWTAGAEQIFSIQSQEIIGKPATSFFPVDRLQSLKTLQTGESVYKMQHQPRQDLFVLINANPVKLDGEIIGAVAAESDITAQIRLHQEMLHMSSKMHHLQREMEMLSPSPDPFSPIKGTSRTIKSCIDTMRKVSQTKATVLIQGESGTGKELFAKAIHDSREDQDAPFIAINCGAIPPALFESELFGYEKGAFSGADPRGKKGQIALANGGTLFLDEIGEMPLEMQVKLLRVLQEKKYFPIGGTQMRSADCRIIAATNRDLKKMIADGKFREDLYYRLNVLSMEIPPLRQRKEDIYDLTQSFLHEFSLVYGRHIQDIPPEVIRYLVQYDWPGNIRELRNTIERLVIFATDGMIKTDYLPSALYQETARPAEASSSAPMDRHLGVHAYQETMDAFERNLLQQALEEVQGNKLEMAKLLGVSRATLYNKLKRFGL from the coding sequence TTGAAGCATCATCTGCCGTGTCTCGAATCATTGATCCATACCTCATTCATATGCATATCAGCTGATCATAGCGAGTCCCAGCCGATACAGCCTATCGCTCAGCAAGATGGCGGACCTGTGTTCATGCAAGCGGGCTCGCAATACTACTATGTGGCAGCATCCCACGAGCTGCGGGATGGTGCCTTGGAGCCATCTTTCGTCAAATTGCCTGTGGAAGCGCTTCCGGTAAATATGCCTCTGGAGGAGGCTATCACCCGATTCAACTGTTCCGCTTATCTTCTTGTGGAATCAGAAGATCAGGTCATCGGCTACGTATCGGCTGCGGAGGTGCTGCAATCGGTAATGCGATCCTACCGCATCCTGGACGCGTACTATCAGACAACCTTGGCGACGATCGACCCGGATATGGCGATTACGCTCATTAACGAAGCCCAAGAGGTCGCTGTGTGGACGGCTGGCGCAGAACAGATCTTCTCGATCCAGAGCCAAGAAATTATCGGCAAGCCCGCGACGTCATTTTTCCCGGTCGATCGTCTGCAGTCCTTGAAGACCCTCCAGACCGGCGAATCGGTCTATAAAATGCAGCATCAGCCGCGCCAAGACCTGTTCGTGCTCATCAATGCGAATCCTGTGAAGCTGGACGGGGAGATTATCGGCGCCGTCGCCGCAGAATCGGACATTACAGCGCAAATTCGGCTTCATCAAGAGATGCTTCATATGTCGAGCAAGATGCATCATCTGCAACGGGAGATGGAGATGCTTAGCCCATCGCCCGATCCATTCTCGCCGATCAAGGGTACGAGCCGCACGATCAAGAGCTGCATCGACACGATGCGGAAGGTCAGCCAGACGAAGGCTACCGTACTCATTCAAGGAGAGAGCGGCACAGGAAAAGAGCTATTCGCCAAGGCCATCCATGATTCCCGCGAAGACCAAGATGCTCCTTTCATCGCGATCAACTGCGGCGCGATCCCCCCTGCGCTGTTCGAGAGCGAGCTGTTCGGATACGAGAAAGGCGCCTTCTCCGGCGCCGATCCCCGCGGGAAGAAAGGACAAATTGCCCTTGCGAACGGCGGAACGCTCTTCTTGGACGAAATTGGCGAAATGCCGCTTGAGATGCAGGTGAAGTTGCTGCGCGTGCTGCAGGAGAAGAAGTATTTCCCGATCGGCGGCACGCAGATGCGCAGTGCCGATTGTCGCATCATCGCCGCGACGAATCGCGATCTGAAGAAGATGATTGCGGACGGGAAATTCCGCGAGGATCTCTATTATCGCTTGAATGTCCTCTCGATGGAGATCCCTCCGCTGCGGCAGCGCAAGGAAGACATCTATGATCTTACGCAGTCGTTCCTCCATGAATTCTCGCTCGTGTATGGGCGGCATATTCAAGATATTCCACCGGAGGTTATTCGATATCTGGTGCAATACGATTGGCCCGGCAACATCCGCGAGCTGCGGAACACGATTGAGCGGCTTGTTATATTCGCAACCGACGGTATGATCAAGACGGATTATTTGCCAAGTGCTCTATATCAAGAAACCGCACGCCCTGCCGAAGCATCGTCATCCGCACCTATGGACAGGCATCTTGGCGTACATGCCTATCAAGAGACGATGGATGCCTTCGAACGAAATCTCCTGCAGCAAGCCTTAGAGGAGGTTCAAGGCAATAAACTCGAAATGGCGAAGCTGCTCGGCGTCTCGCGTGCGACATTGTACAATAAGCTGAAACGTTTTGGACTATAA
- a CDS encoding MFS transporter has translation MNRLAALREPSTRKLLFSAGLSWLFDAMDVGMVSFIIAAIAVDWHLGAQQIGLVAAINSIGMAAGAAVAGTLADRYGRRSILIWTLLIFSAASGLSALVSSFVALCILRFIAGFGLGGELPVASTLVSESVPPKERGRAVVLLESFWAFGWILSALIAYFVIPDYGWRIAFVISALPAFYALYLRRAIQDSPRYTAAVQQKPLPFRQRVASVWSAKYRRSTITLWILWFTVVFSYYGMFLWLPTVMVMKGYDLVKSFQYVLIITLAQLPGYFTAAYFIEKIGRKFVLVTYLVLTAVSAIWFGMASSEGMLIAAGICLSFFNLGAWGGMYAYTPELYPTEVRSTGVGLAASFGRIGGVIGPYLVGMLVARETAMTTIFTIFFVAILLGALVVLFWGRETKGIDPDSPSA, from the coding sequence ATGAACAGATTAGCAGCCTTACGCGAGCCCTCTACGCGTAAATTATTATTCAGCGCAGGCCTGAGCTGGTTATTCGATGCCATGGATGTTGGCATGGTGTCCTTCATCATTGCTGCGATTGCCGTTGACTGGCACCTTGGCGCGCAGCAGATCGGCCTTGTCGCGGCCATCAACTCGATCGGGATGGCTGCCGGCGCAGCGGTAGCTGGAACTTTGGCAGATCGATACGGCCGCAGGTCGATCCTCATCTGGACGCTATTGATTTTCTCCGCGGCCAGCGGATTATCAGCACTCGTATCCAGCTTCGTCGCACTATGTATTTTGCGATTCATCGCAGGATTCGGCCTTGGCGGGGAACTCCCCGTTGCTTCGACACTTGTATCCGAATCTGTACCACCGAAGGAACGAGGCCGGGCCGTTGTGCTCCTCGAGAGCTTCTGGGCCTTTGGCTGGATCTTATCGGCATTGATCGCTTACTTCGTCATTCCGGATTACGGCTGGCGCATTGCCTTCGTGATCAGTGCATTGCCTGCCTTCTATGCCCTTTACCTTCGCCGGGCGATTCAAGATTCGCCCCGTTACACGGCGGCAGTACAGCAGAAGCCACTGCCGTTCCGTCAGCGTGTCGCGTCCGTCTGGTCGGCGAAGTATCGCCGTTCTACGATTACCCTGTGGATTCTATGGTTTACCGTCGTCTTCTCCTACTACGGCATGTTCCTCTGGCTCCCGACGGTCATGGTGATGAAAGGTTATGATCTCGTTAAGAGCTTCCAATACGTGCTGATCATTACGCTTGCACAATTGCCAGGGTATTTCACGGCTGCGTATTTCATCGAGAAAATCGGCCGAAAATTCGTACTCGTAACGTATCTGGTCCTAACGGCTGTAAGTGCGATTTGGTTCGGGATGGCCTCTTCCGAAGGCATGCTGATTGCAGCAGGAATTTGCCTATCCTTCTTCAATCTCGGCGCATGGGGCGGGATGTATGCTTATACGCCTGAGCTCTATCCGACAGAGGTACGCTCCACGGGCGTTGGACTTGCTGCTTCCTTTGGGCGCATCGGCGGCGTGATCGGCCCTTATCTGGTCGGCATGCTCGTCGCTCGAGAGACAGCGATGACGACGATCTTCACCATCTTCTTCGTTGCAATTCTCCTCGGGGCGCTCGTCGTCTTGTTCTGGGGACGCGAGACCAAGGGAATCGATCCCGATAGCCCATCAGCGTAA
- a CDS encoding proline dehydrogenase family protein: MDIGTELYRKTLLTIAGNRLVEHWSLKYGKKLASKFIAGDTLAEALTQIEALNQKGIMATLDHLGEGIRHLDEAAGYREEYVRLVQGISDRGVNSNVSLKPTQMGLALDPETCYDNIRAVVTEAAKHDNFVRIDMEDTPFTQATIDIVRRLHAEGLTNVGTVIQAYLYRSLDDVEAMIQEGIRLRLVKGAYKEPSTVAYQNATDVITNFKKMIQMHLDQHIYTAVASHDDTMIHWVKDYVQQQGISKDAFEFQMLYGLRMSEQMKLAQEGYRVRCYVPYGVMWYPYYTRRLAEKPANLMMVLKNMFN, encoded by the coding sequence ATGGACATCGGTACAGAACTATACCGCAAAACACTGCTAACGATCGCCGGCAATCGGCTCGTTGAACATTGGTCGCTCAAGTACGGTAAGAAATTGGCGAGTAAATTCATCGCTGGCGATACGCTGGCTGAAGCATTGACACAAATTGAAGCGCTGAATCAGAAAGGCATTATGGCAACGCTGGACCACCTCGGGGAAGGCATTCGCCACTTGGACGAGGCCGCGGGATATCGGGAGGAATATGTGCGGCTCGTGCAAGGCATTTCGGACCGCGGGGTGAACTCCAACGTCTCGCTGAAGCCGACGCAGATGGGGCTCGCGCTCGATCCCGAGACATGTTATGACAATATTCGCGCCGTCGTGACCGAAGCGGCAAAGCATGACAATTTCGTTCGCATCGATATGGAAGATACACCGTTCACACAAGCGACGATCGATATCGTGCGACGGCTGCATGCCGAGGGGCTTACGAATGTCGGGACTGTCATTCAAGCCTATCTCTATCGCTCGCTGGATGATGTGGAAGCGATGATTCAAGAAGGCATCCGCCTTCGCCTTGTCAAAGGAGCCTACAAAGAACCGAGTACCGTAGCGTACCAGAACGCAACCGATGTCATTACGAATTTCAAGAAGATGATTCAAATGCACCTCGATCAACACATCTATACGGCTGTAGCCTCCCATGATGATACGATGATCCATTGGGTCAAAGACTACGTGCAGCAACAAGGTATTTCCAAAGACGCCTTCGAGTTCCAGATGCTCTATGGCCTGCGCATGAGTGAGCAAATGAAGCTTGCCCAAGAGGGTTATCGCGTTCGTTGTTATGTCCCGTACGGTGTGATGTGGTATCCGTATTATACGCGCCGACTAGCCGAGAAGCCCGCCAATCTAATGATGGTGCTCAAAAATATGTTCAACTAA
- a CDS encoding catalase produces MTKLTTNQGVPIGNNQSSRTAGQHGPTLLEDYQLLEKLAHFDRERVPERVVHARGAGAHGVFTVTNSMRRYTKAAFLQQEGQETPVFVRFSTVIHGQHSPETLRDPRGFAIKFYTEEGNYDFVGNNLPIFFIRDAMKFPDMVHSLKPDPRNNLQTPDRYWDFMSLSPESTNMLVHLFTDEGIPASYRHMRGSSVHAFKWINAYGNMVYTKLRWVPKQGVKNLSAEEAAEIQSKDFNHASRDLYEAIERQEFPEWDLYVQVLDPADLDNFDFNPLDPTKDWFEEDIPYQLVGTMTLNKNPENVFAETEQVGFNPGVVVPGIEPSEDKLLQGRLFSYSDTQRYRIGTNYLQLPINCPFAQVNNNQRDGAMAHGQQKDHINYEPNRYQHTPKEDPAYNDVPYPVHGEALRKTIEKTNNFGQAGQVWNRYSAAEQDALVKNLTADLSSVADQTKLLAICNFYRADAELGKRLAEGLKVDLAPYLQHMQS; encoded by the coding sequence ATGACCAAATTAACAACGAATCAAGGTGTTCCGATCGGTAATAATCAGAGCTCTAGGACAGCGGGGCAGCATGGGCCGACGTTGCTCGAAGATTATCAGCTGCTCGAGAAGTTGGCGCATTTCGACCGTGAACGGGTACCTGAGCGGGTCGTGCATGCACGTGGTGCCGGGGCGCATGGCGTATTCACAGTGACGAACAGTATGAGGCGTTACACCAAAGCGGCATTTCTGCAACAGGAAGGTCAAGAAACACCTGTATTCGTTCGTTTCTCTACGGTCATTCATGGACAGCACTCCCCAGAGACACTCCGCGACCCGCGCGGGTTCGCGATCAAATTCTATACCGAAGAAGGGAACTACGACTTCGTCGGCAACAACTTGCCAATCTTCTTCATTCGCGATGCGATGAAATTCCCAGATATGGTGCATTCCTTGAAGCCAGACCCACGGAACAATCTGCAGACGCCGGACCGGTATTGGGACTTCATGTCGCTGAGTCCAGAATCGACGAATATGCTCGTGCATCTCTTTACGGATGAAGGTATTCCAGCGAGTTACCGTCATATGCGCGGTTCAAGCGTCCATGCGTTCAAGTGGATCAATGCATACGGCAATATGGTCTATACGAAGCTGCGCTGGGTGCCGAAGCAAGGCGTTAAGAACTTGTCGGCGGAAGAAGCGGCTGAAATTCAGAGCAAGGACTTCAATCATGCGAGCCGCGACCTCTACGAAGCGATTGAGCGGCAGGAATTCCCGGAATGGGATTTATACGTGCAAGTGCTAGATCCTGCGGACCTGGATAACTTTGATTTTAATCCGCTTGATCCGACGAAGGATTGGTTCGAGGAAGATATACCGTACCAGCTTGTGGGCACAATGACACTCAATAAGAACCCGGAGAATGTGTTCGCGGAGACGGAGCAAGTCGGATTCAATCCTGGCGTTGTCGTTCCTGGTATTGAGCCTTCGGAAGATAAGCTGCTGCAAGGTCGGTTATTCTCTTATTCCGATACGCAGCGTTACCGGATCGGTACGAATTATTTGCAATTGCCGATCAACTGCCCGTTCGCGCAGGTGAATAATAACCAGCGGGATGGCGCGATGGCGCATGGTCAGCAGAAGGATCATATTAATTATGAACCGAACCGCTATCAACATACGCCAAAAGAAGATCCAGCATACAATGATGTGCCATACCCGGTTCATGGCGAGGCGCTGCGGAAGACGATTGAGAAGACGAATAATTTCGGTCAGGCTGGCCAAGTATGGAATCGTTATTCGGCTGCGGAACAGGATGCCCTCGTGAAGAACTTAACGGCTGACCTCTCCTCGGTTGCGGATCAGACGAAGCTGCTTGCGATCTGTAACTTCTATCGTGCTGATGCGGAGCTTGGGAAGCGACTGGCCGAAGGGCTTAAAGTGGATCTGGCACCGTATCTCCAACACATGCAATCATAA
- a CDS encoding sulfatase-like hydrolase/transferase: protein MNEMMQKRPNFLVFIVDEQRYPPVYESAALRNWSKNNLVTQTYLRENGVELLRHYIGSAACCPSRATMFTGHYPSMHGVSQTNGIAKSAFDSDMFWLNTNTVPTMGNYMREAGYQTYYKGKWHISYEDIVVPGTHQDVPSYDPNNGVPVPQMESLYAQAGRLESYGFSDWIGPEPHGRNPRNSGSSAAGGVSGRDVVYGSEAARLIEALDQQSYPAEDRPPWLIVASFVNPHDIVLYGSLTEHIPAFNFEVDDGVPMVEPPPTVLESLHTKPRCQASYRTIYPQALQPILNPPFYYRLYYQLQKNADEQMQNVYEALARSSFYDNTIVIFTSDHGDLLGSHGYLHQKWYAAYEEILHVPFVIYNKKLFPNSKQLDALTSHLDLLPTMLGLAQANVPEIQARLKRTFTEVHPFVGRDLSSYLLGHSVPPNHPVFFMTDDDVMLGQHQVSALGRPYPSVVQPNHIETVITWLDTKSADGNTTKMLWKYARYFDPNSASSSTPVPEEFELYNLSVDPLEIRNLAHTAFATSDSRHIQTQMMLLLDQERQTKRLTPATV, encoded by the coding sequence ATGAACGAGATGATGCAGAAGCGGCCTAATTTCTTAGTTTTTATCGTTGATGAGCAGCGTTACCCTCCCGTGTATGAGAGCGCGGCCCTGCGAAACTGGAGCAAGAACAATCTCGTGACGCAGACATATCTGCGCGAGAATGGCGTCGAACTGCTCCGCCATTATATCGGGAGTGCGGCATGTTGCCCCAGCCGAGCGACCATGTTCACCGGCCACTATCCTTCGATGCATGGCGTCTCCCAGACGAACGGGATTGCCAAGAGCGCCTTCGACTCGGATATGTTCTGGCTGAACACCAATACAGTCCCGACAATGGGCAATTACATGCGTGAAGCCGGCTATCAGACGTATTACAAAGGGAAATGGCATATTTCGTATGAGGATATCGTCGTCCCGGGGACGCACCAGGATGTTCCCAGCTATGACCCTAACAACGGCGTCCCTGTTCCACAGATGGAGTCCCTTTATGCGCAAGCAGGACGCCTCGAGAGCTACGGTTTCTCCGATTGGATCGGACCTGAGCCGCATGGGCGCAACCCGCGGAATTCTGGATCTTCAGCTGCAGGCGGGGTCAGCGGACGAGATGTCGTCTATGGATCCGAAGCCGCCAGGCTCATTGAAGCGTTGGATCAACAATCTTATCCTGCGGAGGATCGTCCACCTTGGCTCATCGTCGCCTCCTTCGTCAATCCGCACGACATCGTGCTGTATGGCTCCCTCACGGAACATATTCCTGCATTCAACTTCGAAGTGGATGACGGCGTACCGATGGTGGAACCCCCACCGACCGTGCTCGAGTCCTTGCATACGAAACCCCGCTGCCAGGCCAGCTATCGCACCATCTATCCTCAAGCATTGCAGCCTATTCTTAACCCACCCTTCTATTACAGGCTCTATTATCAATTGCAGAAAAATGCCGATGAGCAGATGCAGAACGTGTATGAAGCATTAGCACGCTCTTCGTTCTACGACAATACGATTGTGATATTCACATCAGATCATGGCGACCTGCTCGGCTCGCACGGCTATCTACACCAGAAGTGGTACGCAGCTTATGAAGAGATACTTCACGTCCCCTTCGTCATTTATAACAAGAAGCTCTTCCCAAACTCGAAGCAGCTTGACGCATTAACCAGCCATCTCGACCTGCTCCCTACCATGCTAGGATTAGCGCAAGCGAATGTCCCTGAGATCCAAGCGCGCCTGAAGCGAACATTTACGGAAGTTCATCCCTTCGTCGGCCGTGATCTGAGCTCCTATCTATTAGGGCATTCTGTGCCGCCGAACCATCCCGTCTTCTTCATGACGGATGACGATGTCATGCTTGGACAGCATCAGGTCAGCGCCTTGGGCAGACCCTATCCTTCCGTTGTTCAGCCCAATCATATCGAGACCGTCATCACTTGGCTGGATACGAAGAGTGCAGATGGGAATACGACGAAAATGCTATGGAAATACGCTCGATATTTCGACCCGAACTCAGCGAGCAGCAGCACTCCCGTCCCCGAGGAGTTCGAATTATATAACTTAAGCGTAGACCCTTTAGAAATCCGCAACTTAGCTCACACTGCCTTCGCAACTTCAGATAGTCGGCACATTCAAACCCAAATGATGCTTCTATTAGATCAAGAAAGACAGACGAAACGTTTAACCCCAGCAACCGTTTAA
- a CDS encoding protein-glutamine gamma-glutamyltransferase, with translation MILISGKPLQEASSLPLTRMERSIVKAKENSPVTYNYPSREALVYEMQMRSKIVEAANALNASYARFSPFRESFANPRYWTRTPNGGFRLKGNVQPADGIRDIFEHGEYYGFECSTAIMILFYKAVLEMIGDDEFNKYFQNLYLRDWHASNYLPLVVTEDKNEAYLGDGVYFENPDFDPKGPEWRGENAIAMGPNLYFGHGIGLKSSEEILAALNEKRKPFSTREAFQADLVVHPDFESIRNLSSNGYAAQAFSQQAWNPFVAQIGSQTMYYY, from the coding sequence GTGATACTTATTTCGGGGAAACCTTTACAAGAAGCCAGTAGTTTGCCGCTGACGCGGATGGAGCGAAGTATTGTAAAGGCGAAGGAGAACAGCCCGGTAACTTATAATTACCCTTCGAGGGAAGCGTTAGTCTATGAAATGCAAATGAGGAGTAAAATCGTGGAGGCAGCCAATGCCTTGAACGCAAGCTACGCTAGGTTTTCGCCTTTTCGGGAATCGTTCGCTAACCCACGATATTGGACACGAACACCGAATGGTGGATTCCGGTTAAAAGGAAATGTTCAGCCCGCAGATGGGATTCGAGATATATTCGAGCATGGTGAATACTATGGGTTTGAATGCTCAACAGCGATCATGATTCTATTCTATAAAGCAGTACTGGAAATGATCGGAGACGACGAGTTTAATAAGTATTTCCAAAATCTATATCTCCGAGACTGGCATGCCAGCAACTATCTACCGCTCGTCGTCACGGAGGATAAGAACGAAGCGTATCTCGGGGATGGGGTATATTTCGAGAACCCGGATTTTGATCCGAAAGGACCGGAGTGGCGAGGTGAGAATGCGATCGCCATGGGTCCGAATCTATATTTTGGTCATGGAATTGGGCTCAAGTCGTCGGAAGAAATTCTGGCGGCCTTGAATGAGAAGCGGAAGCCGTTCAGCACAAGAGAGGCCTTCCAGGCAGATTTAGTCGTGCATCCGGACTTTGAGTCCATACGCAATTTATCCTCGAATGGTTATGCAGCCCAGGCGTTCTCACAGCAAGCGTGGAACCCGTTCGTCGCCCAGATCGGATCGCAGACGATGTATTATTATTAA
- a CDS encoding cold-shock protein — protein sequence MYNSRKKPMDEIPEEVTAIWSCTNEKCNGWMRDNFAFSTEPTCPQCQSVMEKGERKLAVLVNTSPLQSKQ from the coding sequence ATGTACAATTCACGGAAAAAGCCAATGGATGAGATTCCTGAGGAAGTAACAGCTATTTGGTCGTGCACCAATGAGAAATGCAATGGTTGGATGAGAGATAATTTTGCTTTTTCAACAGAGCCGACATGCCCCCAATGTCAATCCGTTATGGAGAAGGGCGAGAGAAAGCTAGCCGTATTGGTGAATACAAGCCCGCTGCAATCCAAACAATAA